A genome region from Geobacter pickeringii includes the following:
- a CDS encoding zinc metalloprotease HtpX, translating into MAGRSLRNLVRSAVLVLGMVGLLLSLGWFFAGIYGIAWALCVGIIPLVASIRIYPALVLKMYRARPLAAAESPQLHAIIRELARRADLDTVPRLHYIPSTAPLVFSIGSGSNAAIAVSDGILRLLTLRELVGVLGHEMSHIGSGDTWVMSFADVVNRLTRLISLLGQLLVLINLPLFILGEYAMPWVPIILMMFAPTVSALLQLSLSRTREYEADLSGARLSGDPAGLASALAKLEAHQQRLLKRALIPGRTTVEPSLLRTHPVTDERIRRLAEVEHELYPDREPLTGADGEGGTLAPHLEEVTRRPRRHLSGLWH; encoded by the coding sequence ATGGCCGGACGGAGCCTGCGCAACCTGGTGCGGTCAGCGGTTCTCGTCCTCGGAATGGTGGGACTGCTCCTCTCCCTCGGCTGGTTCTTCGCCGGGATCTACGGCATCGCGTGGGCGCTCTGCGTCGGGATCATCCCCCTGGTGGCCAGCATCCGCATCTATCCGGCCCTCGTCCTGAAGATGTACCGGGCCCGCCCCCTCGCCGCCGCCGAGTCGCCCCAACTCCACGCCATCATCCGGGAGCTCGCCCGCCGCGCCGACCTCGACACCGTCCCCCGCCTTCACTACATCCCGAGCACCGCTCCCCTCGTCTTCTCCATCGGCAGCGGCAGCAACGCGGCCATCGCCGTGAGCGACGGGATTCTGCGCCTCCTTACCCTGCGGGAACTGGTGGGGGTCCTGGGGCACGAGATGAGCCACATCGGCAGCGGCGACACCTGGGTCATGAGCTTCGCCGACGTGGTGAACCGCCTCACGCGCCTGATCTCGCTCCTCGGCCAGCTTCTGGTCCTGATCAACCTCCCCCTCTTCATCCTCGGCGAATACGCCATGCCCTGGGTGCCGATCATCCTCATGATGTTCGCGCCGACCGTCAGCGCCCTGCTCCAGCTCTCCCTTTCCCGCACCCGCGAATACGAAGCCGATCTCTCCGGCGCCCGCCTGAGCGGCGACCCGGCCGGCCTCGCCTCGGCCCTGGCCAAGCTGGAGGCGCACCAGCAGAGGCTCCTGAAGCGGGCCCTCATCCCCGGCCGCACGACCGTCGAGCCGTCGCTGCTGCGCACCCATCCGGTGACCGACGAGCGGATCCGCCGGCTCGCCGAGGTCGAGCACGAGCTGTACCCCGACCGGGAACCCCTGACCGGAGCCGATGGGGAGGGGGGGACGCTGGCTCCCCACCTGGAAGAGGTCACGCGAAGGCCCCGGCGCCACCTGAGCGGGCTCTGGCACTGA
- a CDS encoding carbonic anhydrase, with protein sequence MKSRRSSIVRFVIGTAVTVSAAVAFASGGGVGVTADEALQRLMDGNKHYVEGQLGACRESDAAKRESLATGQKPYAIILSCSDSRVPPEIVFDKSMGEIFVVRVAGNVPDPVVLGSIEYAAEHIGSPLIMVLGHERCGAVTAAVDAKGKPEGNIGAIVKTIAPAVRKAKAEAKGKSKAELVEAACEANVKLVARSLTKRSPVIAKLAKEGKIKIVTAKYDLDDGKVSLLDEKK encoded by the coding sequence ATGAAGAGTAGGAGAAGCAGCATTGTACGTTTTGTCATCGGTACGGCGGTGACGGTATCGGCAGCGGTGGCGTTCGCCTCCGGCGGCGGTGTCGGGGTGACGGCCGACGAGGCGCTCCAGCGGCTCATGGACGGCAACAAGCACTACGTGGAAGGACAGCTGGGGGCCTGCCGCGAGAGCGATGCGGCAAAGCGGGAGTCCCTCGCCACGGGGCAGAAGCCGTACGCCATCATCCTCTCCTGTTCCGACTCCCGGGTCCCTCCCGAAATCGTCTTCGACAAGAGCATGGGGGAGATTTTCGTTGTCCGGGTGGCGGGGAACGTTCCCGACCCCGTCGTGCTCGGGAGCATCGAATACGCGGCGGAGCACATCGGCTCTCCCCTCATCATGGTCCTTGGCCACGAGCGGTGCGGTGCCGTGACCGCCGCCGTCGACGCCAAGGGGAAGCCGGAAGGGAATATCGGCGCCATTGTCAAGACCATCGCGCCGGCGGTGAGGAAGGCGAAGGCCGAGGCGAAGGGGAAGAGCAAGGCCGAACTGGTGGAGGCCGCCTGCGAGGCCAACGTGAAGCTCGTCGCCCGGAGCCTGACGAAGCGGTCGCCGGTCATCGCCAAACTGGCCAAGGAAGGGAAGATCAAGATCGTCACCGCCAAGTACGATCTTGACGACGGCAAGGTCTCCCTCCTCGACGAAAAGAAGTAA
- a CDS encoding rhomboid family intramembrane serine protease, whose amino-acid sequence MTSAERRSILCPNCRRLISRDEPSCPWCGTSRPGSWLKNNPFTRSIGSADRLVRLIITVNVVMFVVSLLVSRRAPGMGGLFTALSPDWRSLLALGATGVIPIDRYGRFWSLLSANYLHGGLLHILFNMMALRQIAPLVAQEYGTWRMVSIYTLAGVCGYLLSYVAGVGYTIGASAAVCGLIGSLLYYGKSRGGVYGQAVFREVGGWVVGLFLFGLVVPGINNWGHGGGVVGGIVVGFVLGYRERRQESLLDKFLAAVCILATVASLALGLVSAWFTFV is encoded by the coding sequence ATGACCAGTGCCGAGCGCCGCTCGATCCTCTGTCCCAACTGCCGCAGGCTCATCAGCCGCGATGAGCCCTCCTGCCCCTGGTGCGGCACGAGCCGCCCCGGCTCCTGGCTGAAAAACAATCCCTTCACCCGCAGCATCGGCAGCGCCGACCGGCTCGTCCGTCTCATCATCACCGTCAACGTGGTAATGTTCGTGGTGTCGCTTCTCGTCAGCCGCCGTGCTCCCGGCATGGGGGGGCTCTTCACGGCGCTCTCGCCCGACTGGCGAAGCCTCCTCGCCCTCGGCGCCACCGGCGTCATTCCCATCGACCGCTATGGCCGCTTCTGGTCACTGCTCTCCGCCAATTATCTCCACGGCGGGCTGCTGCACATCCTCTTCAACATGATGGCGCTCCGCCAGATCGCCCCCCTGGTGGCCCAGGAGTATGGCACCTGGCGGATGGTCTCGATCTATACCCTGGCCGGGGTGTGCGGCTATCTCCTCTCCTACGTCGCGGGGGTCGGCTACACCATCGGCGCATCGGCGGCCGTCTGCGGGCTCATCGGCTCCCTCCTCTATTACGGGAAGAGCAGGGGAGGGGTGTACGGGCAGGCGGTCTTTCGCGAGGTGGGGGGATGGGTGGTGGGGCTCTTCCTCTTCGGCCTCGTGGTGCCGGGAATCAACAACTGGGGCCATGGGGGTGGAGTGGTCGGCGGGATCGTCGTGGGATTCGTGCTGGGCTACCGGGAGCGGCGCCAGGAGAGTCTGCTGGACAAGTTCCTCGCCGCGGTCTGCATTCTCGCCACCGTAGCGTCGCTCGCCCTCGGCCTGGTGTCGGCCTGGTTCACCTTTGTCTGA